TTTTACAAAAAGTACCAACTATAACGTTGGCGACAAGTTTAAAGTCACTTAAATTCCGTTTATGGGATGAAGATAGTAAAAACTTTATTGGATATAGAGGAATTAAGACAGTAGTAAAAGAAAAAGAAAAGAAAGAGGCTTTGTCCCAAGTGAAGCTCATACAAAGAAAGAAACCTGTGATAAGATAGCAGATAGGTCACTGATTAGGATAAAAGGAGTGCTATTATGCTCAAAAGTTTAATGATACTTCAGAAGTTCCAGAAAGCCTCTGGAACTTCTCCCTACATTTGGAGCATTGTCAGCATTCTGCCATTTTATTATATCTTTCAATCATCATCCAAAATTGAAATTATCGTAGGGCTACTGCTTACAACGATCTTTTTTATTTCGTTACGATTCGCGTTTGTTTCAACAGAATGGCCAATTTATATGTGGACGTCGATTATGATAGGTGTTTCAATTGCGCTAACGATACTGTTTCAATTTGTGTATTTTTCCTTTTTTATTGCCTACTTTAATGGTCATATCAAAAATCGCGCCGGATTTTTGACCATTTATATTATCCATTTAGTAGCTTCGACGGTCTCCATAAATTACAATATTGTTGTTCTTCAGGATGCGTTATTTTTTAAACAATTACCGATTATTATCATTATTTATATTGGAGTTATTCTTTTGCCGTTCAATATTTATAATCGTAAAAAACAAGATCAATTAGAAGAACAGCTTGAAGATGCGAATAAACGAATTTCAGAACTAGTTAAACAAGAAGAACGACAACGAATTGCACGAGATCTTCATGATACGTTGGGACAAAAGCTCTCACTTATTGGATTAAAAAGCGATTTAGCTAGGAAGTTAATATACAAAGATCCCGAACAAGCGAAGGATGAGTTAAAGGACGTTCAACAAACGGCTAGAACGGCCTTAAATGAAGTGAGAAAAATGGTTTCACAGATGAGAGGAATCAGAATTAAAGAAGAAATCGCTCATATAGAACAATTCTTAAAAGCAGCTCAAATTGAATTCAAATATAAGC
This DNA window, taken from Bacillus sp. 2205SS5-2, encodes the following:
- a CDS encoding sensor histidine kinase, which produces MLKSLMILQKFQKASGTSPYIWSIVSILPFYYIFQSSSKIEIIVGLLLTTIFFISLRFAFVSTEWPIYMWTSIMIGVSIALTILFQFVYFSFFIAYFNGHIKNRAGFLTIYIIHLVASTVSINYNIVVLQDALFFKQLPIIIIIYIGVILLPFNIYNRKKQDQLEEQLEDANKRISELVKQEERQRIARDLHDTLGQKLSLIGLKSDLARKLIYKDPEQAKDELKDVQQTARTALNEVRKMVSQMRGIRIKEEIAHIEQFLKAAQIEFKYKRDSLYNVSLFVENILSLCMKETVTNVVKHSQATTCEITIEQSWNEICIVVKDNGIGINEDEDVGKGSGLLGIKERLEFVNGSLNINAIEGTTIIMRVPTVVKGTDKEGQI